From Arcticibacter tournemirensis, one genomic window encodes:
- the lat gene encoding L-lysine 6-transaminase yields the protein MYQLSVEAENVHQVLGKHILADGYDLVFDMEKSSGVYMYDSKHNRNMLDFFTCFASVPLGYNHPKMLGDETFKKNLMLAALSNPSNSDIYTQQYAEFVATFSRIAIPYYLPHAFFIAGGGLAIENALKTAMDWKVQKNFRKGYTEERGFKVIHFEHAFHGRTGYTMSLTNTHPDKTKWYAKFDWPRITTPAISFPLTDEKLRDLEERELIAIKQIKQAFLDNKDDVCAIIIEPVQAEGGENHIRAEFAEQLRILADENDCFLIYDEVQTGVGLSGKFWCYEHFGEKARPDIIAFGKKMQVCGILAGKKVDEIDKNVFTVPSRLNSTWGGNLTDMVRASKILQIIEEDQLVANAANTGAYLQQCFKNLSDQYPVVSNVRGLGLLSAFDFPDTIKRNKFIRKGFDHNTIFIGCGSHSIRFRPALIMQNEHIDQGIEVMGKILKEL from the coding sequence ATGTATCAGTTATCAGTAGAAGCAGAAAACGTTCATCAAGTATTAGGAAAGCATATTCTGGCCGATGGTTACGATCTCGTTTTTGACATGGAGAAAAGTAGCGGAGTTTACATGTACGACTCAAAGCACAACAGAAATATGCTGGATTTCTTTACATGCTTTGCCTCTGTTCCTTTGGGTTACAATCATCCAAAAATGCTGGGCGACGAGACGTTTAAGAAAAACCTGATGCTTGCAGCATTAAGCAACCCTTCGAACTCCGATATTTATACGCAGCAGTATGCAGAATTTGTGGCTACATTCTCAAGAATAGCTATTCCTTACTATCTGCCTCATGCATTTTTTATAGCAGGTGGCGGATTGGCAATTGAAAACGCACTCAAGACCGCTATGGACTGGAAAGTCCAGAAGAACTTCAGGAAAGGATATACTGAGGAACGCGGTTTCAAAGTAATTCATTTTGAACATGCTTTTCACGGCCGGACGGGCTATACCATGAGCCTTACAAACACGCATCCCGATAAAACCAAATGGTATGCAAAATTCGACTGGCCGCGAATAACCACGCCTGCTATCAGTTTTCCTTTAACGGATGAAAAACTACGCGACCTTGAAGAAAGAGAGCTTATAGCTATTAAGCAGATAAAACAGGCATTTCTGGATAACAAAGATGATGTGTGTGCCATCATCATTGAGCCAGTACAGGCAGAAGGCGGCGAGAACCATATAAGGGCCGAATTTGCTGAACAGCTCCGTATTCTCGCAGATGAGAACGACTGTTTCCTTATTTACGATGAAGTTCAGACCGGCGTAGGGCTATCAGGAAAATTCTGGTGTTATGAACACTTTGGAGAAAAAGCCAGACCCGACATTATCGCTTTCGGCAAGAAAATGCAGGTATGCGGGATACTGGCAGGGAAAAAAGTTGACGAGATTGACAAGAACGTCTTCACCGTTCCTTCCCGTCTTAATTCAACATGGGGCGGAAACCTCACCGATATGGTGCGGGCTTCTAAAATACTGCAGATCATTGAGGAGGATCAACTCGTAGCAAATGCCGCGAATACCGGCGCTTATCTTCAGCAATGCTTCAAAAATTTATCAGATCAGTATCCTGTAGTGTCGAACGTGAGAGGCCTTGGACTGCTGAGCGCGTTCGATTTCCCAGATACAATTAAACGTAACAAGTTTATCCGTAAAGGCTTCGATCACAACACGATATTTATAGGTTGCGGCAGTCACTCAATTCGCTTCAGGCCTGCGTTGATAATGCAAAATGAGCATATAGACCAGGGAATTGAGGTTATGGGAAAAATCCTGAAAGAACTATAA
- a CDS encoding 1-aminocyclopropane-1-carboxylate deaminase/D-cysteine desulfhydrase: MFAFEIYSPEEEIFHPLFKEKEVRVFLKRDDMIHPFISGNKWRKLKYNLIKAREEDKNHLITFGGVWSNHLLATACAAAKFGFKATAFVRGEGVASETLFLCRMFGMELKFTERDAYRNKRLLFDTFYSNDTSAFFIDEGGAGAEAVQGCSELVTELKGNYQHIFCAAGTGTTAAGILKGLLINNSRALLHVIPVLKGAEFLKEEVNKHFIDNPLYEIHNSYHFGGYAKTQPDLLNFISDFSASTGILADQVYTGKMMYGVFDLIRQDYFPSGTNILAVHTGGLFGLLGLKEKMTFKTQSGH, encoded by the coding sequence ATGTTTGCCTTCGAAATATATAGTCCGGAAGAAGAAATATTTCATCCCCTCTTTAAAGAAAAGGAGGTGCGGGTGTTTTTAAAAAGGGACGACATGATCCATCCATTCATTTCGGGGAACAAATGGAGAAAATTGAAGTACAATCTAATAAAGGCAAGAGAAGAGGACAAAAATCATTTGATAACTTTCGGAGGAGTATGGTCCAATCATCTTCTGGCGACAGCCTGTGCAGCGGCGAAGTTCGGGTTTAAAGCAACTGCCTTTGTGCGAGGCGAAGGCGTAGCGAGCGAGACACTTTTCCTTTGCAGGATGTTTGGCATGGAATTAAAGTTCACAGAGCGGGATGCTTACAGAAATAAAAGACTTCTCTTCGACACTTTTTACAGCAATGATACCTCGGCCTTCTTTATAGATGAAGGAGGCGCCGGTGCCGAGGCCGTACAGGGATGTTCGGAACTAGTGACAGAGTTAAAGGGGAACTATCAGCATATATTCTGCGCAGCAGGTACCGGCACTACCGCAGCCGGTATTCTAAAGGGGTTGCTAATTAATAATTCCCGAGCGTTGCTTCATGTAATTCCGGTTTTAAAAGGTGCAGAATTTCTAAAAGAAGAGGTTAATAAACACTTCATTGACAATCCTTTATATGAGATCCATAACTCCTATCACTTCGGTGGTTATGCCAAAACACAGCCTGATCTTTTAAATTTCATCTCTGATTTCTCAGCTTCTACCGGAATTCTGGCCGATCAGGTATACACAGGAAAAATGATGTACGGTGTATTCGATCTTATCAGACAGGATTACTTTCCTTCCGGAACTAATATTCTAGCTGTTCATACAGGAGGTTTATTCGGTCTCCTGGGCCTGAAGGAAAAAATGACTTTTAAAACCCAGTCGGGGCACTAA
- a CDS encoding RluA family pseudouridine synthase, translating to MLEEEDLREPDEQDLYEHLRVVVDKGQSLLRIDKFLMHRIENASRNRIQSAIEAGSVLVNEKIVKSSYKVKPMDVISVVLPHPPRDTEVYPEDIPLNIVYEDDDVLVINKPAGMVVHPGYNNYSGTLVNGLVFHFQQLPQLPGNDGRPGLVHRIDKDTSGLLLISKNERSMAWLAKQFFDHTIARKYMALVWGDLEEDGTVSGYIGRSIKDRRVMDVYDDETRGKWSVTHYKVLERFNYVTLIECQLETGRTHQIRAHMKHIGHPLFSDATYGGDKILSGTIFSKYRQFVVNCFDLIPRQALHALSLGFIHPSTKKFIHFESDLPADFQAVLQKWRNYIDSGKSQ from the coding sequence ATGCTGGAAGAAGAAGATCTTCGGGAACCTGATGAACAGGACTTGTACGAACACCTCAGAGTCGTAGTAGACAAGGGACAGTCGCTGTTGCGGATTGATAAGTTTTTGATGCATCGGATTGAAAACGCTTCTAGAAATCGTATTCAAAGCGCAATAGAAGCCGGTAGTGTGCTTGTTAACGAGAAGATCGTTAAATCGAGTTACAAGGTAAAACCCATGGATGTGATTTCTGTGGTGCTTCCTCATCCGCCAAGAGATACAGAAGTTTACCCTGAAGATATACCGTTGAATATTGTTTATGAAGATGACGATGTCCTGGTTATAAATAAGCCGGCAGGAATGGTTGTTCATCCGGGCTACAATAATTACTCGGGGACTTTGGTGAACGGACTTGTATTTCATTTTCAGCAACTGCCTCAGCTTCCCGGAAATGACGGCAGACCGGGGCTTGTTCACCGGATTGATAAAGATACCTCGGGGCTTTTGCTTATCAGTAAGAATGAACGCTCTATGGCCTGGCTCGCAAAGCAATTCTTCGATCATACCATAGCAAGGAAATATATGGCGCTTGTTTGGGGCGACCTTGAAGAAGACGGAACTGTAAGCGGTTATATTGGCCGAAGTATAAAGGACCGGCGGGTAATGGATGTATATGATGATGAAACCAGGGGTAAATGGTCGGTTACCCACTATAAAGTGCTCGAGCGCTTTAATTATGTCACTCTCATTGAGTGCCAGCTTGAAACCGGAAGAACCCATCAGATCAGAGCCCACATGAAACATATAGGTCATCCTCTTTTTAGCGACGCCACGTATGGGGGAGACAAAATTCTTTCAGGAACTATTTTTAGTAAATATCGTCAATTCGTTGTTAACTGCTTCGACCTTATTCCCCGCCAGGCGCTGCATGCCTTGTCGTTAGGATTTATACATCCCTCCACGAAAAAGTTTATTCATTTTGAATCAGATTTACCCGCTGACTTCCAGGCAGTGTTGCAGAAATGGAGAAATTATATTGATAGCGGTAAATCACAATAG